A region of Polyangiaceae bacterium DNA encodes the following proteins:
- a CDS encoding MgtC/SapB family protein, which translates to MQFVPTDSEFWVAQGIALVCGGLVGLERQLRGKPAGMRTSMLICAGTCLFVRIGAQLGAGIGSNTDAARVVGQVVTGVGFLGAGVILTRDGLVKGMTSAAVVWILAAIGSLIGVGRGGEALAATGVTLAVLVGVNRLERAYRGLRTGVHADDSMEEPMSGLPPPVQPRK; encoded by the coding sequence GTGCAATTCGTCCCCACCGATAGCGAGTTCTGGGTGGCGCAAGGGATCGCCCTGGTGTGCGGCGGGTTGGTCGGGCTGGAACGCCAGCTTCGAGGCAAACCCGCTGGCATGCGCACGAGCATGCTGATCTGCGCGGGGACCTGCCTGTTCGTGCGCATCGGCGCCCAGCTCGGCGCCGGCATCGGCTCGAACACCGACGCTGCGCGCGTCGTCGGCCAGGTCGTCACCGGCGTGGGCTTCCTGGGCGCAGGGGTGATCCTGACCCGCGACGGCCTGGTCAAAGGCATGACCAGCGCGGCGGTGGTCTGGATCCTCGCGGCCATCGGCAGCTTGATCGGCGTGGGCCGCGGCGGCGAGGCGCTGGCCGCGACCGGCGTGACGCTCGCCGTCCTGGTCGGCGTGAACCGACTCGAGCGTGCCTATCGCGGCCTGCGCACCGGGGTCCACGCGGACGACTCGATGGAAGAGCCGATGAGCGGGCTGCCGCCGCCGGTGCAACCGCGCAAGTAG
- a CDS encoding PAS domain S-box protein, whose product MTHAEADVLRAEVERLHARVAELERSSARQPAVFLEALLSALPAVVILFDHDIRIRFISRMVPGLAEERVIGAPALDFIPPEDHERARAAIDTALRSGRPGGYETVGPGPHGEHRHYQVFVAPVLEPDGTLGGCFVAIDTSHLRERERALAESEQKLRIALASTKLGLWSWDLRSGELLWDDRMRQLLGLTESLALPDYVEQAVHPDDRDAVRRSGERALATGRFESVTHRVVRPDGEVRWMLTVGEVECDANGRPLRLTGGNLDITEQRALEEQLRRAQKMEAVGRLTAGVAHNFNNMLMAILPSLELLRRVAPVSHVALLDDAAAASERAADMVRKLMTFAGQRRPVDPRPCDAVALTRHIADMCERTFDRRIELRCDIPAQPLHVRADAADLEQVLMNLLLNARDAVTDAGRDRPRIEVIASLEAPDPRLPSAGALVALRVRDNGSGMSEDAKQHAFEPFFTSKEVGRGTGLGLATSYALVRDLGGLIEIDSREGIGTTVSVLLPATAPVAAETAVPGRAPGLTDARVLVVDDEPLIRRLVQQVLESAGCRVRTAHDGDAALAEVAREPADVILLDRSMPGTAGVSLLGALRARAPNAKIVYFTGQEVAPEEYANVDAVIQKPVRIDALERVVAELVGLARGDSLGSE is encoded by the coding sequence ATGACCCATGCCGAGGCCGACGTGCTCCGCGCGGAGGTGGAGCGGCTACATGCCCGCGTCGCCGAGCTGGAGCGCTCCTCGGCGCGTCAGCCGGCAGTGTTCCTCGAAGCGCTGCTCAGCGCCCTGCCCGCAGTCGTCATCCTGTTCGACCACGACATCAGAATTCGCTTCATCAGTCGCATGGTGCCGGGTCTCGCCGAAGAGCGCGTGATCGGCGCACCGGCCCTCGACTTCATCCCGCCGGAAGACCACGAGCGCGCCCGCGCCGCCATCGACACCGCGCTGCGTTCCGGACGGCCCGGCGGCTACGAGACCGTCGGGCCGGGTCCACACGGCGAGCACCGCCACTATCAGGTATTCGTCGCGCCGGTGCTGGAACCCGATGGCACGCTGGGGGGCTGCTTCGTGGCAATCGACACCTCGCACCTGCGCGAGCGGGAACGCGCGCTGGCGGAGAGCGAGCAGAAGCTGCGAATCGCGCTCGCGTCGACCAAGCTCGGGCTGTGGAGCTGGGACTTGCGGAGCGGCGAGCTGCTCTGGGACGACCGCATGAGGCAACTCTTGGGCCTGACCGAGTCACTCGCGCTGCCCGACTACGTCGAGCAGGCCGTGCATCCCGACGACCGCGACGCCGTCCGGCGGTCGGGCGAGCGGGCCCTGGCGACCGGCCGCTTCGAAAGCGTCACTCATCGTGTCGTGCGCCCGGACGGGGAGGTTCGCTGGATGCTCACCGTCGGGGAGGTCGAATGCGACGCGAACGGCCGCCCTTTGCGCCTGACGGGAGGCAATCTCGACATCACGGAGCAGCGCGCGCTGGAGGAGCAGCTGCGTCGCGCGCAGAAGATGGAGGCCGTGGGGCGCCTGACGGCAGGCGTCGCCCACAACTTCAACAACATGCTCATGGCCATCCTGCCCAGCCTGGAGCTGCTGCGGCGCGTGGCCCCGGTCTCTCATGTCGCGCTCCTCGACGATGCCGCCGCGGCATCCGAGCGCGCCGCGGACATGGTGCGCAAGCTGATGACGTTCGCCGGTCAGCGCCGCCCGGTCGACCCGCGACCCTGCGACGCAGTCGCCCTCACACGCCACATCGCGGACATGTGCGAGCGTACCTTCGACCGGCGCATCGAGCTCCGCTGTGACATTCCTGCCCAGCCGCTTCACGTCAGGGCGGACGCTGCGGACCTGGAGCAGGTCCTGATGAACTTGCTCTTGAACGCCCGCGACGCCGTCACCGACGCGGGTCGCGACCGACCGCGCATCGAGGTCATCGCGTCGCTGGAAGCGCCGGATCCGAGGCTGCCGAGCGCGGGCGCGCTCGTCGCGCTCCGCGTGCGGGACAACGGTTCCGGGATGAGCGAGGACGCCAAGCAGCATGCCTTCGAGCCGTTCTTCACCAGCAAAGAAGTCGGGCGTGGAACCGGGCTCGGGCTGGCGACCAGCTACGCGTTGGTCCGCGACCTCGGCGGGCTCATCGAGATCGACTCTCGAGAAGGGATCGGAACGACGGTGTCCGTGCTCCTGCCCGCGACCGCTCCAGTGGCGGCAGAGACTGCGGTCCCCGGCCGTGCCCCGGGCCTGACCGACGCGAGAGTCCTCGTGGTCGACGACGAACCGCTGATCCGAAGACTGGTCCAGCAGGTGCTCGAGTCCGCGGGTTGCCGCGTGCGGACCGCGCATGATGGCGATGCGGCGCTGGCGGAGGTCGCGCGCGAGCCTGCCGACGTGATCTTGCTGGATCGGTCCATGCCGGGTACGGCCGGAGTATCGCTGCTCGGCGCGCTACGCGCGCGCGCCCCGAACGCGAAGATCGTCTACTTCACCGGTCAAGAGGTCGCGCCGGAGGAGTACGCGAACGTCGATGCGGTGATCCAGAAGCCGGTGCGAATCGACGCGCTCGAGCGCGTGGTGGCCGAGCTGGTCGGGCTCGCTCGGGGTGACTCCCTCGGCAGCGAATAG